Below is a window of Planococcus rifietoensis DNA.
ACTGGACTGACAGAAACAGCGATCAAAGAAAAAGGGCTTACCGCCAAAACGGTCAGCCATACCGGAAACTCGAACGCGGGCTATTACCCGGATCATGAAAAACTGACCTTAAAAGTCCATTATAACCCTGAAACCAGACAAATTTTGGGTGCACAATGCGTCGGAGGCAAGGGAGTCGACAAGCGCATCGATGTAATAGCAACTGCGATTTATGGAGGATTGACCGTCGATGATTTGCAGGCACTCGAACTATGCTACGCTCCTCCATTCTCTTCGCCGAAAGATCCAGTCAATATGATCGGCTATAAAGCATTTGACTGACTGTTCATTGAAAGTGCCTGGAAACGGGCGCTTTTTTTCTTGCAAAAAAGGCTGTGGACAGGTAACTACCTGCTCACAGCCTGTTGATTATTTATTTTGTTTTGCTGCTTCATCAGCTTTTCGCTGCTTGCCCTTTTTCCAAACAATCCATAAAAAGCCCATGAAAATCAAGTACATTAGCCCAAGCGTGACGATATACGCCGTATTCAGCCCTCGTTTTTCAGTAATATGGTAGGTTTCTACCAATTCGCGGTCCAAGGTGAGGCGGTACTGCCCGTCTTCATCCGGACGAACGATATCGCTTTCGAACAGCCCTCGCATTTCCATTCCTTCACCCACAACCTCTGGTGCCAAACTTAAACTTTTCGTTTCAGAAGAGTTATTAATGGCAATGACCCACGACTCTTCTTCATTTGAACGCTTATACACCATCCAGCCCTCTTCTTCATAAAGCAGTTCCAATTCACCTGTACGCAATGCTTCAGATGAATTGCGCAATGAATTTAGATTGGTGATGTAGTCGATCAATTCCTTTTCGACCGCCATGTCCAAAATTTGGTGCGATTCCGGCAACGCTTCGCCGTTCATCGCTGTTTCAGAACCATATTGGACGACCGGAATGCCCGGCATCGTCAATAATTGCGCAAATAGCATGCGCCAGCGTGTCGGTGGATAGCCTCTTGACTCGACGATGTCTGATGTAAAGCGTGAACCGTCAAGTGAATCGACACGGATCAATTTGCCTTCTGTTTGTTGCATCAATTCAGGGATATCGGCCAAGGACTGGTCAAAATTGCGGTAGCTGTCGCGGAGCGTCTGTTCTACGCCTTGTTGCACGACCGCATCAAATCCAGCCTGGTTCTCCATTTCTGCATCTGCCAATACGTAAAACCCTTCTTGCTGCTTCATGGCAGTGGAGAAGCTTTCTACAAATGAGGGGTCCAATTCCTCTGAATCTTGCAAACGAACTCCGTCTAATCCATATGTATCGCGAAAGTCACCGAACATTTCGATCAGGGCTTGTTGGACTTCTTCATTAGCTGTATCAAGCGCTAGCGTTTGGTCATCGTTTTCAGTAAACCAATCAGGATTTTCCTGTGCCCACTCATGATCCACGCTTACTTCTTGCGTCGGCAAGTCGACGATGACTTTCATGTCGCCTTCGTGCACTTCATCGACGAGCGACTGTAATTCTTCCGCCGTTCCGAAATGGCGTTCCAACTTACTATAATCCAGCACTTGCCGCCCATCATAGCTTGCGGTCTGGAAGACTGGCCCAACTGACAGCACCGTAAAGCCCATATCCCGGACGTGCGCTAGTTCACTTTCCATCCCTGAGAAATCACCGCCGCTGAACGATGCCGGATCGGTGGAATCCACTTCATAATCGTTCTGGATCTGTTTATTGAAATAGCGGTCTACGAGCACGTCATAGATGCTTTCGTCTTCAATTGTGCGGGTTTCTTCAGCTGCCACACTGGCTGTTGTCGGCAATAGCAATGCTGCTGCCAAAGCCCAAATTATCGTTTTTCTCTTCAATTCCGTACTCCTCCTTCAATGAGGCCAAGATGATGCTCACCCGGTCTATTTTATCAAACTCGCCTGTTTGCCGCTATGTCATCTTCGTGAAAGCGCAGCTGTTTATGCCTAGTTTCGTCCAAACTGTGAAATCCCTATGTGTAATGGCACAATTTTTTCTATTTCGATGACAATACAAAAAACTGCACGTCATTTGTCAGTAAAAACCAACAAAGAACGTGCAGCTTTCAATTGGATGCAACGGCCATTTTAAGCCATGAAGTTAAAGCCGACCGGCAATTTGAAGCCGAGGAATAAAGTCACGAGCAAGAATACTGCAAACAGTACCCAGAACAAGGTTACAGGCTTTTGCTTCTTGCCACGCACGAGCACCATTTCCATCATGCCGATGGTCAATAGTCCGAATAGGAATTTCAAGCCGTAAAGCATGGCGTCGTATGACGAATGCTCGATGAACAATGTCAGCCCGGTGATGATGATCAAAACGTAGATCAGTCTCGTGATCATGTGGACGATTTTGCGCCCCTTGCTGTCGCGGTGCATAAATGCAGCCACGAGGAAAAGCACGATGCCCACTACCCACATGGTAATGTGTAAATGTGTTGTATCAGTTAAAAATCCCAAAAGCTCACCTCATTTAATATAGTCCCCTCAAGTTTACCACATGCAGGACAATTGGAAGTGATTGTTCCTTATGACAAATGTGTAACGAGTGTACCGATTGACTGGATGGATACTTTGATCGTATCGCCCGCTTTCAAAAACTTCGGCGGATTAAATCCTTTGCCGACGCCAGCCGGTGTTCCGGTCAAGATGACATCGCCCGGTTCAAGTGCCACCGATTTGGAAATCTCTGCGATCAACTCATCCACGCGGCGGATCATGTTTTCCGTATTGCCATTTTGGCGCACTTCGTCGTTCACTTTCGTCACGAGGGACAGGTTCTGAGATTGCGGAATCTCATCCTTGGTTACCAAATATGGTCCCATTGGACAAGAGCCTGGCAAGCTTTTCCCTAGGAAATATTGCTGGTGTTTTTCCTGAAGGTCGCGAGCAGTCAAATCGAGCGCGATGGTATACCCGAAT
It encodes the following:
- a CDS encoding alpha-amylase family glycosyl hydrolase, which encodes MKRKTIIWALAAALLLPTTASVAAEETRTIEDESIYDVLVDRYFNKQIQNDYEVDSTDPASFSGGDFSGMESELAHVRDMGFTVLSVGPVFQTASYDGRQVLDYSKLERHFGTAEELQSLVDEVHEGDMKVIVDLPTQEVSVDHEWAQENPDWFTENDDQTLALDTANEEVQQALIEMFGDFRDTYGLDGVRLQDSEELDPSFVESFSTAMKQQEGFYVLADAEMENQAGFDAVVQQGVEQTLRDSYRNFDQSLADIPELMQQTEGKLIRVDSLDGSRFTSDIVESRGYPPTRWRMLFAQLLTMPGIPVVQYGSETAMNGEALPESHQILDMAVEKELIDYITNLNSLRNSSEALRTGELELLYEEEGWMVYKRSNEEESWVIAINNSSETKSLSLAPEVVGEGMEMRGLFESDIVRPDEDGQYRLTLDRELVETYHITEKRGLNTAYIVTLGLMYLIFMGFLWIVWKKGKQRKADEAAKQNK
- a CDS encoding YisL family protein, which produces MGFLTDTTHLHITMWVVGIVLFLVAAFMHRDSKGRKIVHMITRLIYVLIIITGLTLFIEHSSYDAMLYGLKFLFGLLTIGMMEMVLVRGKKQKPVTLFWVLFAVFLLVTLFLGFKLPVGFNFMA